In the Tessaracoccus lacteus genome, CATCGAAGACTTCGCCCATGCGCTGATTCAAGATATCCATGAGCGGCTGTATGTCCAACGTCGGATTCACCGCCCTAACAAATGCGATGTCTGCCAAGAGCGAGTCATTCGGTGCACCGCACAACTCCCTGTAGAGGTCGACTCCAATCGAGTGGGCGCAATGCAGGTTGCTGTAGAGCATCTCTACTGTGTGGCCACTGCTTCGAGCAGCTGAGGCGACGAGACTCAGGCCAAGTGATGGACGATCGTCATTGAGCGGTGGCATTTGCACCAGAGCGATTCGCATGAGCTCTTCTCCTTTGAAGGTACCGGGCTGCAAGCTGCAGCGTCATTTGCTGAGCTTCATCCAAATCCAGAAGGTCAACAGAGCGGTTTCGGATGAGTTGTAGGCACGCACCGCACTGTGAGCGTGCGCCGCGGACATCGGCTGAAAGAACTTGCGCGACGCCGATTGGACCAAGTTCTGCCAACGCCTGCTGAACCGGGCTGCTCGTGGCCCGGGTGACAATGTCAACCAGTGAATCGGTGGGAAATCTGCCAATGATGTGCTCGCGGATGAGTAAGCCGCAGCACACATATGCGGCGCCATCAACATCCACGGTGACGCTGCGTGTCGCAGCGTTGCAAGGCCCGGCCAATAGCTCAGGCCGAAGCTCAGCCACCCATGTATCGGCGGGTAGATCTGCGGCACGTCCTACTGGAACGAACTGCGAGGCAGCCACCGTGATGCCTTGGCTCGCCCACCACCCACTGTCGGTATCTCCCCGATCCTCGCGCTGCAGCACTTTGTTCACGGCCACCGCGATTCCGAGCCTTCTCGCGACTGCCACTAGACGCTTCACACGCACCAGGGGCACGAACTCCTGATGAAAGAGGTCCGTGGATGTCGTCAGACTTATGCGCCCGGTATCCGAGAGGAGTTGTAGACGTGCCGCTATACGACGCGTGTCAGTGGCCCAGTAGGCATTCGTCGTTATATTAACGTCCATTCCCAGGTCGTGACATGCAGCAACCACACGACTCAACAGTCTGAACCGCGAGAACGGTTCACCCCCGGTTAATGCGATCGACTGGATACTCGTCAGCGGTGCGGCTTGGCAGAGAATCTCGTGGATGAGGCTCTCATCCATCCAAGCATGCGCTTCAGGCCCACTCGATGTAATACACATGGTGCAGCGCGCAGGGCAAGACCGCGTAAGAATGATCCCGAGAGACGCACCCGATGATTGCAGAGAATCAACCCGATCCGCCGGAAGGGGCGCGGGAGCGTTCTCCCTGGTCATATTGGCTGAGCCCTGCACGGGAGCCTCCGTCCGAGCGTCTCTACTACATTATGTAGGACTGCGGCAGTGCGCGGAGGTGATCCCGTGAAATTCCCCACAAGCGCATCGAAGTACCACTCAACGCACCCATCGACGGCTGCCGTCATCAGCACCAGCGGGGAGCCAGACAGGTGTTCGCGCACCGCCAGTTCATCAGACTCCAACCAGCGGACCAACAGCCCGGCCGCCTTCAGGCCACGAAAGGAGCGACCCCGTGGATGCCACAGCATGTGTCCACGGGGTAAGCCGGCTCTTCACGAACGAGGGTGTAGTCGGTTGAGCGCGTCGGTGGCCGGGTAGGGGCCGAGGTCTCCCGGATGATGGAAGTTCTTCACGCTCACCATCGCCGAAAGACCTCGACGTGCTCCACCCTACGTTCGCGACCCCTGACCTGACCACGTTCTGCCGCCTCGACGAGCTCGGTATGGTCGCCATCGGCCAGTTGATCGAGCCGGATCGGGCTACGATCGAGTGCCGGCCAGTCGAGACGGACCCGTGGTGCCGGAGGTGCGGCGCTGAGGGCGTGCCGAGAGACACAGTGACGCGTCGGCTCGCGCATGAGCCGTTCGGGCATCGGCCGACGACGCTGCTGGTGCGGGTGCGCCGGTACCGGTGCGCGCACTGTCGACGGGCGTGGCGGCAGGACATGACGAAGGCGGCGGCGCCGCGGGCGAAGATCTCCCGCCTCGGCGTGGAGTGGGCGTTGCGGGGCGTCGTCATCGACCACCTCACCGTGACCCGTGTCGCCGCGGGCCTCGGGGTGTCCTGGAGCGCCGCGAACACCGCGGTGCTCGCCGAGGGCAAGCGCCGACTCATCGAGGCCCCTGCCCGGTTCGATGGGGTGACCACGATCGGCGTTGACGAGCACGTCTGGCGTCACACCAGGGTCGGTGACAAGTACGTGACCGTGATCATTGACCTCACCCCGGCCCGTGAGAAGACGGGTCCCGCACGGCTGCTGGACATGGTCGAGGGTCGTTCGAAGGCGGTGTTCAAGCAGTGGCTCGCGGCGCGGCCGACCGAGTGGAGCAAGCGGATCGAAGTCGTCGCGATGGACGGGTTCGCAGGCTTCAAGACCGCCGCCGCCGAAGAACTCCCCGACGCCGTCCCGGTCATGGACCCCTTCCACGTCGTCCGCCTCGCCGGCGACGCGTTGGACCAGTGCCGACGACGCGTTCAGCAAGACCTGTTCGGGCGCCGCGGGATGAAGAACGACCCTCTCTACAAGGCCCGCCGCACCCTGCACACCGGCGCGGACCTGCTCACCGACCGGCAGCGCGTTCGACTGGACGCGGTGTTCGCGAGTGAGGAGCACGTCGAGGTCGAAGCGACTTGGGGCATCTACCAGCGCATCGTCGCCGCCTACCGGGAGCCCGACAAGAAGAAGGCCAAGGAGATGATGCAGTCCGTGATCGATGCGATCACCACAGGGGTCCCCGCGGCGCTCGTCGAGATCCGCAACTCGGTCGCACCATGATCGGATCCCATGCCGGCACCCTAGAGCGCGACGCGGCCCGCGGCATCACACCGTGGTCGCGGCGCCGTAGGCCACCGGTCTCAGGCGACGGGCAGGGGCGAGTAGCCGGTCCCGCCCCAGGAGCGCAGCATCAGGAACAGCGGGACAGCGAGGATCGCCATCGCCACGTACGGGGAGATGAGGTCCTGCAGCGGCGGGAGCAGCCCGGCGGCGAGCACGCCCAGCAACCACAGCCGGTTCCAGCGCCCCCCGAGGCGGCAGAGCACGAAGAAGGGGATGAACCACGTCACGTACCAAGGCTGCAGCGCAGGGCCGCACACGCAGGCGACCACGAGCACCGCGACGAGGAAGGGCCACGGCCTGGCGACCGTGTCACCGCGCGGGCCGAGCAGCACCCACACGACCACGATGCCGATGGCGATCAGGACGCTGGACGCGAGGCTGACGAGCTGGTTCGCTGTGGCGACCGGCAGCAGCTCGTGGTAGCGGAAGAACGACGCGACCCAACTGAGCGGGGCGTTGCTCGTCGCCTCGATCGGGTTGCCGGCCGTCGGGTTCCGCCATCCGAGGCCGAAGCTGACCGACGAGGCGAGGAAGGCGGCCACCGTGATAGCCCCGGGGACGACCGCGGTGGCGGCGAGCCTGCCCCAGCCGTCCCCCTCGCGGCGTCGCAGCTGCCAGGCGACGGCGACCAGGCCCAGCCCGAAGAGGGCCGCGGACTGTTTGATGCCCATCGCCAGCCCGAGCAGCAGGCCGCCGACGACCAGCCCCCGCCAGCCCCGCCACCCGAGATCGCAGGCGGCGAGCACCGCGGCGGCGGCGAGCGCGACCATCAGCGCATCGTTGTGCACGCCACCTACCCACTGGACGAGGATCACGGGGTTCAGGAGCCCGGCCCAGAGCGCGAGGCGGGGATCGACGCCGACCCTTCGGGCGAGTGCGGGCAGCACGAAGGCCAGGATCACGAGAGCCAGCACGGCCGGGAGGCGCATGGCCACCGTCGTCCAGTACAGGTCGGCGCCGGCGAGCCGGGACAGGAGCCCGAAGATGTCGAGCTGCAGCGACGGGTACACCGAGGTGGTGTCGAACCAGTGGATGCCGACCAGCAGCCCCGGCTGCCCGGCGGCGCCCAGAGTCGTGACGTAGGGGTCGAAGCCGTTGTCCACCTGCCAGCCGGTCGCCCCGTAGGCGTACACGTCGCGTGAGTGCAGCGGGAAGGAGAAGATCATCGGCAGGGACCAGATGGCCGCCGTCAGCAGCGGGCGCTTCCACCGGGGGCCGAGCTGCCACCAGGCGAGCAGGATGACCGCGTGGGCCGGGAACGTGACCAGCGGACGCCACCAGGACGCGCGGTGCTCAAGGAGCCCGTGGAGATCCGCGTTGACGGCCCCCATCACGACCAGGACGCCCATGAGGCCCGCGAACACCCACCACCACGGTCGCACGGGCTGTTCCTCGGGCGCGCTCCTCAGCCAAGTCAACGGCACCTGTTCCCACTCCCGACTCGTTCCAGGCGACGTGCGCCGCCTGACGCTACCGTAACGTCCCAGCGTCTGTCGGACTCCATGCAGGGCTGGCGGGGGGATTAGGTTACGCTGTCCTGGCGAAATCCCTATCTGTTCGAAGGAGCTGCATGCCCAGGCATCACGTGGTAATCATCGGATCCGGGTTCGGAGGGCTCTTCGCCGCCAAGGCACTGAAGCGCGCGGACGTCGATGTGACTCTGATCGCACGGACGACCAGCCACCTCTTCCAGCCGCTGCTCTACCAGGTGGCCACCGGCATGCTGTCGGCCGGCGACATCGCCCCGCCCACTCGCGAGATCCTCCGCCACCAGAAGAACGCCCGGGTCCTGCTCGGCCTCGTCGACGACATCGACCTGGCGAACAAGGTCGTGAAGTGGCGTTTCCACAATGACTTCCAGGAGACGAGCTACGACTCCCTCATCGTCGCGGCGGGAGCCGGCCAGTCCTACTTCGGCAACGACCACTTCGCCACCTTCGCCCCCGGCATGAAGACCATCGACGACGCGTTGGAGCTGCGCTCACGCATCCTGCAGTCCTTCGAGCTCGCCGAGTTCGCGTCTCCGGAGGAACGCCGCCGCCTGCTCACCTTCGTCGTGGTCGGCGCAGGCCCGACCGGCGTGGAGATGGCAGGCCAGATCCGGGAGCTGGCGAGCTCGACGCTGCGCGAGAGCTTCCGCTCGTACGATCCGGCTTCGGCGCGGGTCATCCTGCTCGACGGGGCCAAGCAGGTCCTTCCGCCCTTCGGCCCGGAGCTCGGCGCCAAGACGCAGAAGGTGCTGGAGAAGCTCGGCGTCGAGGTGCAGCTGGAGAGCATCGTCACGGACCTCGACAACGAGGGCCTCACCGTGCGCAGGGCCGACGGCAGCGTCGAACACATCGAGTCGGCCTGCAAGGTATGGGCGGCCGGCGTGCAGGGCTCCGAGCTCGGCAAGACGATCGCCGAGCAGTCCGGTGCCGAGTTGGACCGTGCCGGCCGCGTCGTGGTCGGCGACGACCTGAGCATCCCCGGCCACCCCGAGGTGTTCGTGCTCGGAGACATGGCCGCGATCCCTGGCGTCCCTGGAGTGGCCCAGGGCGCCATCCAGAGCGCGCGCTACGCCGCGAAGGTGTTGATCTCCCGCCTCGACCACACCCCCGACCCGGGGCCTTTCAGATACAAGGACAAGGGCTCCATGGCGACCATCGCCAAGTTCGACGCCGTCGCGCTGGTGGGGCGGTTCAAGCTCACGGGCTTCATCGCCTGGGCCGCCTGGCTCTTCCTGCATCTGCTCTACATCGCGGGCTTCAAGCAGCGCATCACGACACTGCTGTCCTGGTTCATCACCTTTGTCAGCAACGGAAGATCACAGCTCGCGGTCACAAACCAGATGATGGTCGGTAGGTTGGCCCTCGAGAAGCTCGGCACGCACTCGTCAGGCAAGCTGTTCCAGGGCGAGGAAGTGACGCCACCGAAGGAGTAACCAGGATGCAGACCTTCCTCAGGGTCGTCCGCGACATCGCACTGCTCGCGTCACGCATCGTCGCAGGGCTCACGCTCGTGGCGCACGGCTGGCACCGCTGGCAGGTGTCCGGACTCGAGGCGCAGGTCACCATCCTGGCCGACGCGGGACTCCCTGCCGCGCAGGGGCTCGTCGTCACCACCATCGCCTTCGAGCTGATCGGCGGCGTCCTCCTGGTCTTCGGGTTGGCGACGCCGCTCATCGGGCTCGGCATGGTCGTGCTCAACGTCACCGTGATCCTCACGGTCCGCGAGCACGCGGGCTTCTACCTCACGGCGGGGGGTTGGGAGTACAACGCGATGCAGGCCGCGATGGGCCTGGTGTTCCTGACGCACGGCTCGGGGCGCGCCGGCCTGGACAATCTGTTCATCCGACCGGCCGGAGATCAGGAGCCCCTCATCGAGACCGAACCGGCGTCCTGAGCAACTGACAGGTAAGACACAGGTTGGGCATAGCCTGTGAACACGCTGAGATGAAAAGGTGGGCCTCATGGCCATGACAGAACCCCTCAGCCGCCCCGACGGGACCCCCATCCGCATCCTCGCGGTCGACGACGAGCCGAGCCTCATCGAGCTCCTCGCCATGGCCATGCGATACGAGGGCTGGGAGGTCCACACGGCCAGCTCCGGCACTGACGCCGTGAAGGCGGCGCGCGAGGTACAGCCCGATGCGCTCGTGCTGGACATGATGCTGCCCGATTTCGACGGGCTCGAGGTGATGCGCCGTGTGCGCACCGAGCAACCGGACGTGCCGGTGATCTTCCTCACGGCGAAGGACGGTGTCAGCGACCGGATCGCCGGCCTCACGGCGGGCGGTGACGACTACGTCACCAAGCCGTTCTCGCTGGAGGAGGTCATCGCTCGGCTCCGGGGCCTGCTCCGTCGCTCGGGCGCGACGACAGTTCGCCCCGACACCCAGATCGTCGTCGGGGATCTGATCCTCGACGAGGACTCCCATGAGGTCACGAGGGCCGGGGACCATATCCACCTGACCGCGACGGAGTTCGAGCTGCTGCGGTTCCTGATGCGCAACCCGAAGCGGGTCCTGTCGAAGGCACAGATCCTCGACCGGGTCTGGAACTACGACTTCGGTGGGCAGGCCAACGTCGTCGAGCTGTACATCTCCTACCTGCGCAAGAAGATCGACGCGGGCCGGGAGCCCATGATCCACACCATGCGCGGGGCCGGCTACGTGCTCCGCCCGGCCGCCGGTCAGTGAGCATGCGCCGCGGTTCGCTCGCATCGCAGCTGCTGCCGCGGCTCGTCGTCACCGTCGCCGTCATGGCGGTGCTTCTGTGCCTCACGACGCTGTTCGGCGCCCACGCGATCCTGATGTCGCAGCTCGACACCGAGCTGGACTCGACCCAGGCCAGGCAGGCGCGCGGCTTCGACCGCCCCGGATTCGGTGACTCCGTGCCCGGCATCGACGCGGCCGGCGTGCGGGTCGGCACGGTGATGGCCGTCGAGCTGAGCAACGGCACCGCGCTGGCCGGCCGTCTGGCCGACGCCACCAGCGCCGGGGTCGCGACCACGGTCGAGCCCCTGTCCGACACCGCGGTGGAGGAGCTCCTGGCGGTCCGGGGCGACGGCGAGAAGTACACGCTGACGCTGACCGGCTACGGCGAGTTCCGCGTCGAGGCGCGGGCGACCTCGCAGGGTGGAACCATCATCATCGGCCTGCCGACCTCCGAGATCAACCGGTCCCTGCTGTGGCTCGGCATCTTCGCCGGCAGCGTCTCGCTCGTCGCCATCGGCGCGACCGCGCTGGTCACCCGGGAGGTGCTCGGCCGCGCTACCGGCCCGTTGGTTGCCCTGACGAACACCGCCACCGAGGTCAGCCAGCTGGAGCTGGAGCGCGGCGCCGTCGACGTGCCGCGAGTCGAGGACTCTCAGCAGCCGGACACGAACGAGGTCTCCCGCCTGGCCACCGCCTTCAACCACATGCTCGACCGCGTCGAGAGCGCCCTGACTGCCCGCGAGGCGTCCGAGGTCAAGCTCCGTCGCTTCGTCGCCGACGCCTCGCACGAGCTCCGCAACCCGCTGGCGGCGATCCGCGGCTACGCCGAGTTGGCCCAGCGCGCCCCGGAGGGACAGGATCCGGCCTTCGCGCTCGGCCGGATCGACGCTGAGGCCAAGCGGATGAGCAAGCTGGTCGGCGACCTGCTGATGCTGGCACGGCTCGACTCGGACAAGCAGGTCGAGCCCCGCCCCGTCGACGCCGTCGAGGTCGTCCTCAACGCCGTCAGCGACTCGCAGGCCGCCAGTCGCGACCACGCGTGGCTGCTCGCACTGCCGGATTCCGAGGTCACCGTGCTCGCCGACGCTGATCAGCTTCATCAGGTCATGGTCAATCTGCTGTCCAACGCCCGCACGCACACGCCCGCCGGCACGACCGTGCGCACCTCCGTGCACACGCGCGAGGGTCGCGCCGTGATCGAGGTCTCCGACGACGGCCCCGGCATTCCACCCGAGACGCTCCCCCACGTGTTCGAGCGCTTCTCCCGCGCCGACGACGCCCGCGCGCATTCAGCAGCCCACTCGACGGGCCTAGGCCTGGCCATCGTCCGCGCCGTTGTCGAGGGATTCGGTGGCAGCGCCACCGTCTCCTCCGCCCCGGGCGCGACCACCTTCCGCGTGGAGCTCCCGCTCGCCCCGCGGCCGCCGGTCGCCGCTCACTGAACCGGGTTCCGCGCACAAACATGCCTATACCGGGGCTGCTGCTCCCATGTTGCAGCTGGCCCGAAATAGGCATTGTTATGCCGGAAGGGGGAACCGGAGGGACTCAGGGAATGGGGCCGCCGAGGCAACGTTGCTTCTTGTTCCACTTCGTCCAGGTGCCATCAACTGCTTCCTCACGGTCCGAGCCGGTCTCCCTTGCGCCAGCTGAGTAACCCTAGACACTCAACCTCGATTCGGCCAGCTCTCGAACTAATCTCTTTTCAGAATGCCGGCCGACGCTCACCCGGAGTGAGCGATGCCCCCGCGGTAGCCTTGGGGGACTGTCACCATCCCTTCACTTGGAGTCCGCATGGAGATCACCCGCACCGCCCTGGCCAAGATGGTCGACCACACGCTGCTGAAGACCGACGCGACACATGCGCAGATCTCCGCGCTCGTGGCCGAGGCCCGGGAGCTGGGCACCTTCTCGATCTGCGTGTCGCCGTCGATGCTGCCGATCACCGATGAACTCGGCGAGGTCAAGGTCGCCACCGTGTGCGGCTTCCCCTCCGGCAACCACACCCCCGCCGCCAAGGCCGCCGAGGCCGCGGAGTCCTCCAAGCTCGGCGCCGATGAGGTGGACATGGTCATCAACATCGGCCTGCTCAAGGAGGGGCGCGCCGACCTCGTCGAGGCCGAGATCGCGGCCGTCCGCCAGGCGACCTCCGGCCTGCTGAAGGTCATCATCGAGTCCGCTGCCCTGACCGACGAGGAGATCGTCGCCGCCTGTAAGGCCGCCGAGGCCGCCGGTGCCGACTACGTCAAGACCTCCACCGGCTTCCACCCCGCGGGCGGCGCCTCCGTGCACGCAGTCGAACTGATGGCCGCCACCGTCGGCGGTCGCCTCGGAGTCAAGGCCTCCGGCGGCATCCGCGACTACGCCACCGCCAACGCGATGGTCGAGGCCGGCGCCACGCGCCTGGGCCTGTCCGGCACGCGCGCCGTCCTCGACGGCTCCACCGACGACGGCGACTACTGAGCAGGCCGTTCCGCCTCGCTCCGCTCGGCGCCCTTCGACGCTGATACTTGTTAGGTCCTCGTCTCGGCGGGGTGTGGCTCTCCCTTCGACTGACTTCGTGTCTTGGGTTTGATCTGTCCACTCCGCCCGGGGCGGGGACACATTCTCGGAGTCCTGCCCGGGGACCCGTGGCATGTCTTGATAGGAGCCTGGGGCTTGATTGGCAAGCCGCCGTCAGCGTCCTGACTGCCTGGTCCCCGAGCAGGTGTCACCCCCCTTGAAAGGCGACACCTCACATGATGCCAACCCATCCATCCACAGTGGTAGCGGGAGTCGATACCCATCTCGCCACCCACCACGTCGCGGTCCTCGACCACACCACCGGGGCACTCCTCGGCGACCTGGAGATCGAGACCAGTCTCACCGGGTACCGCCAGCTGCTGGACTTCGTCACTTCGTTCGGGACGGTCGCACTGGTCGGGGTCGAGGGAACCTCGTCGTATGGGGCGGGCCTGTCCCGGTTCCTGACCCGGGCCGGGATCGCAGTGCGTGAGGTGATCCGCCCGAAACGCGCCGCCCGCAGACTCCATGGCAAGACCGACCCGTTGGACGCGATCCTGGCCGCCCGCACCCTCCTGACCGGCGAGACCCTCCCCCTGCCGAAACCCGGCACCGGCAATGTTGAAGCGATCCGGGTCCTCCTGACGGCGCGGGAGTCCGCGGTCAAGGCCCGCACCCAGGCCATCGTCCAACTCAAAAGCCTGCTCGTGACCGCCCCGGACCAGGTCCGCGACACCTACCGCCGACTCACTGGGAAGGCCCTCCACGCGAAGCTGGCCGCCTGCCGACCCCACGGCCCCGTCGACCAGTCCTCCACCATGACCGCGCTGCGGTCCCTGGCGCGACGGATCCGTGACCTCGACGACGAGATCAACCTCCTCAACCCCCAGCTGCAGACCCTGGTCGCCCAGACAGCACCCGGCGTCCTCGATCTCGTCGGGGTCGGGGTGATCTCCGCCGCCCAACTGCTGGTCACCGTCGGCGACGACCCGACCCGGATCCACTCGAAGGCAGCGTTCGCGAAACTCTGCGGCGTCGCCCCGATCCCCGCCTCCTCCGGCAAAACCCACCGGATGCGCCTCAACCGCGGCGGAGACCGACGCGCGAACCGGGCCCTACACACCATCGCCCTGGCCAGAGCCCGCATCGATCCTGACACGATCGCCTACCTCGCGAAGAAACAAGCAGAAGGCAAAACCCGCCGCGAAGCGACCCGCTGCCTCAAGCGCTACATCTCCCACCTGATCATCACCGCGATCTGGACCCCACCCGTGGTCCCACCCATCAACGACCTCAGACCCCTCCGCCACGCCAAAGGCCTCACCACCACCCAAGCCGGCCACGCACTCGGCGTCTGGCCAGCCCGCATCTCCGGCATCGAACGCGGAACACTGCGCAACGACACCCTCACCACCCGCTACAGAGAATGGCTCACAACCGCTTGACACCACATAGGAGCATCAAGCTCAGGGAACCGGGTCGTTGAGCCTGTCGAAACGCCCTGAGCGCAGCGAAGGGGAACAGGTGGCGTCTGGCTCAGGGAACCGGGTCGTTGAGCCTGTCGAAACGCCCTGAGCGCAGCAAAGGGGAACAGGTGGCGCCTGGCTCAGGGAACCGGGTCGTTGAGCCTGTCGAAACGCCCTGAGCGCAGCGAAGGGGAACAGGTGGCGTCTGGCTCAGGGAACCGGCCACGGAGCGGCTACCGCGCGTCGGCGTCGTCGAACTGCGTCGAGTACAGCGTCGCGTAGTGACCGCCGGCGGCCAGCAGCTCTTCATGCGTGCCGGACTCGACGACGCGC is a window encoding:
- a CDS encoding radical SAM/SPASM domain-containing protein, which translates into the protein MTRENAPAPLPADRVDSLQSSGASLGIILTRSCPARCTMCITSSGPEAHAWMDESLIHEILCQAAPLTSIQSIALTGGEPFSRFRLLSRVVAACHDLGMDVNITTNAYWATDTRRIAARLQLLSDTGRISLTTSTDLFHQEFVPLVRVKRLVAVARRLGIAVAVNKVLQREDRGDTDSGWWASQGITVAASQFVPVGRAADLPADTWVAELRPELLAGPCNAATRSVTVDVDGAAYVCCGLLIREHIIGRFPTDSLVDIVTRATSSPVQQALAELGPIGVAQVLSADVRGARSQCGACLQLIRNRSVDLLDLDEAQQMTLQLAARYLQRRRAHANRSGANATAQ
- the mptB gene encoding polyprenol phosphomannose-dependent alpha 1,6 mannosyltransferase MptB, producing the protein MRPWWWVFAGLMGVLVVMGAVNADLHGLLEHRASWWRPLVTFPAHAVILLAWWQLGPRWKRPLLTAAIWSLPMIFSFPLHSRDVYAYGATGWQVDNGFDPYVTTLGAAGQPGLLVGIHWFDTTSVYPSLQLDIFGLLSRLAGADLYWTTVAMRLPAVLALVILAFVLPALARRVGVDPRLALWAGLLNPVILVQWVGGVHNDALMVALAAAAVLAACDLGWRGWRGLVVGGLLLGLAMGIKQSAALFGLGLVAVAWQLRRREGDGWGRLAATAVVPGAITVAAFLASSVSFGLGWRNPTAGNPIEATSNAPLSWVASFFRYHELLPVATANQLVSLASSVLIAIGIVVVWVLLGPRGDTVARPWPFLVAVLVVACVCGPALQPWYVTWFIPFFVLCRLGGRWNRLWLLGVLAAGLLPPLQDLISPYVAMAILAVPLFLMLRSWGGTGYSPLPVA
- a CDS encoding NAD(P)/FAD-dependent oxidoreductase; amino-acid sequence: MPRHHVVIIGSGFGGLFAAKALKRADVDVTLIARTTSHLFQPLLYQVATGMLSAGDIAPPTREILRHQKNARVLLGLVDDIDLANKVVKWRFHNDFQETSYDSLIVAAGAGQSYFGNDHFATFAPGMKTIDDALELRSRILQSFELAEFASPEERRRLLTFVVVGAGPTGVEMAGQIRELASSTLRESFRSYDPASARVILLDGAKQVLPPFGPELGAKTQKVLEKLGVEVQLESIVTDLDNEGLTVRRADGSVEHIESACKVWAAGVQGSELGKTIAEQSGAELDRAGRVVVGDDLSIPGHPEVFVLGDMAAIPGVPGVAQGAIQSARYAAKVLISRLDHTPDPGPFRYKDKGSMATIAKFDAVALVGRFKLTGFIAWAAWLFLHLLYIAGFKQRITTLLSWFITFVSNGRSQLAVTNQMMVGRLALEKLGTHSSGKLFQGEEVTPPKE
- a CDS encoding DoxX family protein is translated as MQTFLRVVRDIALLASRIVAGLTLVAHGWHRWQVSGLEAQVTILADAGLPAAQGLVVTTIAFELIGGVLLVFGLATPLIGLGMVVLNVTVILTVREHAGFYLTAGGWEYNAMQAAMGLVFLTHGSGRAGLDNLFIRPAGDQEPLIETEPAS
- a CDS encoding response regulator transcription factor; translated protein: MAMTEPLSRPDGTPIRILAVDDEPSLIELLAMAMRYEGWEVHTASSGTDAVKAAREVQPDALVLDMMLPDFDGLEVMRRVRTEQPDVPVIFLTAKDGVSDRIAGLTAGGDDYVTKPFSLEEVIARLRGLLRRSGATTVRPDTQIVVGDLILDEDSHEVTRAGDHIHLTATEFELLRFLMRNPKRVLSKAQILDRVWNYDFGGQANVVELYISYLRKKIDAGREPMIHTMRGAGYVLRPAAGQ
- a CDS encoding sensor histidine kinase, yielding MRRGSLASQLLPRLVVTVAVMAVLLCLTTLFGAHAILMSQLDTELDSTQARQARGFDRPGFGDSVPGIDAAGVRVGTVMAVELSNGTALAGRLADATSAGVATTVEPLSDTAVEELLAVRGDGEKYTLTLTGYGEFRVEARATSQGGTIIIGLPTSEINRSLLWLGIFAGSVSLVAIGATALVTREVLGRATGPLVALTNTATEVSQLELERGAVDVPRVEDSQQPDTNEVSRLATAFNHMLDRVESALTAREASEVKLRRFVADASHELRNPLAAIRGYAELAQRAPEGQDPAFALGRIDAEAKRMSKLVGDLLMLARLDSDKQVEPRPVDAVEVVLNAVSDSQAASRDHAWLLALPDSEVTVLADADQLHQVMVNLLSNARTHTPAGTTVRTSVHTREGRAVIEVSDDGPGIPPETLPHVFERFSRADDARAHSAAHSTGLGLAIVRAVVEGFGGSATVSSAPGATTFRVELPLAPRPPVAAH
- the deoC gene encoding deoxyribose-phosphate aldolase, which encodes MEITRTALAKMVDHTLLKTDATHAQISALVAEARELGTFSICVSPSMLPITDELGEVKVATVCGFPSGNHTPAAKAAEAAESSKLGADEVDMVINIGLLKEGRADLVEAEIAAVRQATSGLLKVIIESAALTDEEIVAACKAAEAAGADYVKTSTGFHPAGGASVHAVELMAATVGGRLGVKASGGIRDYATANAMVEAGATRLGLSGTRAVLDGSTDDGDY
- a CDS encoding IS110 family transposase, translated to MMPTHPSTVVAGVDTHLATHHVAVLDHTTGALLGDLEIETSLTGYRQLLDFVTSFGTVALVGVEGTSSYGAGLSRFLTRAGIAVREVIRPKRAARRLHGKTDPLDAILAARTLLTGETLPLPKPGTGNVEAIRVLLTARESAVKARTQAIVQLKSLLVTAPDQVRDTYRRLTGKALHAKLAACRPHGPVDQSSTMTALRSLARRIRDLDDEINLLNPQLQTLVAQTAPGVLDLVGVGVISAAQLLVTVGDDPTRIHSKAAFAKLCGVAPIPASSGKTHRMRLNRGGDRRANRALHTIALARARIDPDTIAYLAKKQAEGKTRREATRCLKRYISHLIITAIWTPPVVPPINDLRPLRHAKGLTTTQAGHALGVWPARISGIERGTLRNDTLTTRYREWLTTA